The following coding sequences are from one Treponema bryantii window:
- a CDS encoding helix-turn-helix domain-containing protein gives MKTSNYCITEWPAKTLFTRQETAQILGVGLSTLDSLISYSELPRTIVHKRVLVHRKDLENYIAACRTTAFGGSK, from the coding sequence ATGAAAACCTCAAATTATTGTATAACAGAGTGGCCAGCTAAAACCCTCTTTACCCGCCAGGAGACTGCGCAGATATTAGGAGTAGGATTGTCTACGCTCGATTCTCTCATCTCTTATTCAGAACTTCCAAGAACAATAGTTCACAAGCGTGTGCTTGTCCATAGAAAGGACCTCGAAAACTACATTGCAGCTTGCAGAACAACAGCATTCGGAGGTAGCAAATGA
- a CDS encoding tyrosine-type recombinase/integrase translates to MAKPYLIFKAHTGFYYAQIRLADGSLSNNKSTGCKNRAEAERKVMEWIVTGNIPVRVNSKDSKVQSIDKIRLFNDLRTADFDTEDIETIIKILKERNYLYSAVPKSSKGSIPIEDFLENFWDFEKSPYVREKLGKKQSIHRQYCATLMSRTRLYWIPRLAGKCVGEITRNDVEAFFSSDEAQKLAPKTVNSIIETITIPMKWAYYHDLTQNNCFDGIIKCSNQSKERKVIDMETANRLMELDWDNDEAKIANELAMHTGMRAGEIQALTIDDLGDDEIYVRKSWSKYDGLKCCKNGEERSVPIPISHQLYLKLKMLADFNPFDNGFIFYSTVPEKPMDSKQFNKYLKRALKDIGYENSKEICFHSWRHFFCSRMLDYVKDKRYVMALSGHKTEAMLNHYAAHLEDDKVVDLARNVMKKIFIDQNEDEETINMLNSKLEELDKEIA, encoded by the coding sequence ATGGCTAAGCCCTATTTAATTTTTAAAGCCCATACTGGGTTTTATTACGCTCAAATCCGTCTTGCAGATGGAAGTCTTTCCAACAACAAATCTACTGGCTGTAAAAATCGTGCAGAAGCTGAACGCAAGGTTATGGAATGGATTGTAACCGGAAACATTCCTGTCCGAGTAAACAGCAAGGACTCCAAAGTTCAGAGTATTGATAAGATCAGACTCTTCAACGATTTACGCACCGCAGACTTTGATACAGAAGACATTGAGACAATCATCAAGATTCTGAAGGAAAGAAACTACCTCTACTCTGCCGTTCCTAAATCTTCAAAGGGAAGTATTCCGATTGAAGACTTCCTCGAAAACTTCTGGGATTTTGAAAAGTCTCCTTATGTAAGAGAGAAGCTTGGTAAGAAACAGTCTATCCATCGTCAGTATTGTGCAACACTTATGAGCAGAACCCGCCTTTACTGGATTCCTCGTCTTGCCGGAAAGTGTGTTGGTGAAATTACAAGAAACGATGTTGAAGCATTCTTCTCTAGCGATGAAGCCCAGAAGCTTGCACCTAAAACTGTAAACTCAATTATTGAAACAATCACAATTCCTATGAAGTGGGCTTACTATCACGACCTGACACAAAACAATTGCTTTGATGGAATTATCAAATGTTCCAATCAGAGTAAAGAACGAAAAGTCATTGATATGGAAACTGCAAACCGCCTCATGGAACTTGATTGGGATAATGACGAAGCAAAGATTGCAAATGAACTTGCAATGCACACAGGAATGCGAGCCGGAGAAATTCAGGCACTCACAATTGATGATCTTGGTGATGATGAAATCTATGTACGCAAAAGCTGGTCCAAATACGATGGTTTGAAATGCTGTAAAAACGGTGAAGAACGTTCTGTGCCTATTCCTATTTCCCATCAGCTTTATTTAAAACTCAAGATGCTTGCAGACTTTAATCCCTTTGATAATGGATTCATTTTCTACAGCACAGTACCTGAAAAACCAATGGACAGTAAGCAATTTAATAAATACCTCAAACGTGCACTTAAAGACATTGGTTATGAAAACTCAAAAGAAATCTGTTTCCATTCCTGGCGCCACTTCTTCTGTTCAAGAATGCTGGATTATGTAAAAGACAAACGTTATGTAATGGCTCTCTCTGGCCACAAAACCGAGGCCATGCTCAATCATTATGCTGCACATCTTGAAGATGATAAGGTTGTTGATTTGGCAAGAAACGTTATGAAGAAAATCTTTATTGATCAGAATGAAGATGAAGAAACAATCAACATGCTAAACAGCAAGCTTGAAGAACTGGATAAAGAAATTGCATAA
- a CDS encoding ParB/RepB/Spo0J family partition protein → MKFFNKKFGTSFEAAKQNIQNKFDSERIQMVAISNLKFDKDFKELFAQEPEKVERIAHDMKEHGFDKSQPIIATKDGSILDGNSRFMAANQIGIKYVPVVYKDFADKNEALKYELHLQLDRRNLSDSEVFAMFKKLEEMKQSAKSEGKSTEDFTDAKLAEQLKKSERQVQKMRELSKKADEQTLDKVASGEITINQAYSEIKKAEQPKETKPNENSSINKSEFFKGVKFALDELANGKTAEEILAAL, encoded by the coding sequence ATGAAATTTTTCAATAAAAAATTTGGCACTTCATTCGAAGCAGCTAAACAGAATATTCAGAACAAGTTCGATTCTGAAAGAATACAGATGGTTGCAATCTCAAACCTTAAGTTTGATAAAGATTTCAAGGAACTCTTTGCTCAGGAGCCTGAAAAGGTAGAACGCATTGCGCATGATATGAAAGAGCATGGTTTTGATAAATCACAGCCAATCATTGCAACAAAAGATGGTTCTATTCTGGATGGCAATTCCAGGTTTATGGCTGCAAATCAGATAGGAATAAAATATGTTCCGGTCGTCTATAAAGATTTTGCAGATAAAAACGAAGCTTTGAAGTATGAACTTCATTTACAGCTTGATCGCAGAAATCTTAGCGATTCAGAAGTTTTTGCAATGTTCAAAAAGCTGGAAGAAATGAAGCAGAGTGCGAAATCAGAAGGTAAATCTACAGAAGATTTTACTGATGCAAAACTTGCAGAGCAGCTTAAAAAGTCAGAACGTCAGGTGCAGAAAATGCGTGAGCTTTCAAAAAAAGCTGATGAACAGACTTTGGATAAGGTCGCTTCTGGGGAAATTACAATCAATCAGGCATATTCTGAAATCAAAAAGGCAGAACAGCCAAAAGAAACAAAACCCAATGAAAACTCTTCTATAAATAAATCGGAGTTTTTCAAAGGGGTAAAGTTTGCTTTAGACGAACTTGCAAATGGTAAAACCGCAGAAGAAATTCTTGCAGCATTGTAA
- a CDS encoding ATP-binding protein codes for MNEIKKLNSVSLFEMFDANAESDEWVRQREKELSEQAEKEAAYQTQKNVERSGVPRRYWHSTFDTYIPRDDKDSRNLETVRNFSKLESNDKVLLLLGAKGLGKTHLGAAIIRNCGGKFISIEELIFKYESAQDFHSKTNREELMDSYSNTKMLVIDEIGRSMQQEKENALLNYILRRRYENMLPTVLISNLSKADLLKKLGEAVFDRLKETCISVEFEGESYRSSLRDINL; via the coding sequence ATGAATGAAATAAAAAAATTAAATTCTGTTTCACTTTTTGAAATGTTTGACGCGAATGCTGAAAGCGATGAATGGGTCAGACAGCGTGAAAAAGAATTATCTGAACAGGCAGAAAAAGAGGCTGCTTATCAGACGCAGAAAAACGTTGAAAGGAGCGGTGTTCCACGGCGTTATTGGCATTCAACTTTTGACACTTACATCCCTCGTGATGATAAGGATTCTAGAAATCTGGAGACGGTTAGGAATTTTTCAAAACTTGAGAGTAATGACAAAGTACTCCTTCTGCTTGGAGCAAAGGGGCTCGGAAAGACACATCTTGGAGCTGCTATTATCCGTAACTGTGGAGGCAAGTTCATCTCAATAGAAGAACTTATCTTTAAATATGAATCCGCTCAGGATTTTCATTCCAAAACCAACCGCGAAGAATTAATGGACTCTTATTCCAACACAAAAATGTTGGTGATAGATGAGATTGGACGATCTATGCAGCAGGAAAAGGAAAATGCTTTACTGAACTACATTCTTCGCCGCCGTTATGAAAACATGCTTCCAACGGTTTTAATTTCGAACCTTTCTAAAGCGGATTTATTAAAAAAACTCGGTGAAGCCGTTTTTGATAGGCTAAAAGAAACTTGCATAAGCGTAGAATTCGAGGGTGAGAGTTACAGGTCATCGTTAAGAGATATCAACTTGTAA
- a CDS encoding ParB/RepB/Spo0J family partition protein: MGIFGKKTVKTNDKDNAKIKMVEVSQLHFDRDFKNVFQQENDKVAEIANDMRANGFDKSRPIIVTEAYIIVDGHSRFMAAKKAGLEKVPVIIKKFYSRDETIEYEYKMQLNSRRLTDGEYFAAFLKLDEIRRSNPNAQGSSDEAIGRQLNKSARQVCKMREIAKKADSTLLEKIQNGSISINKAHEMIKAAEARKKAGVVEDDSEEKTSNTGKGINSDSFKLGVLFVLSELEKGKKKSQILKDKRIARLELGELKLNEEELSKISQRFGIA, encoded by the coding sequence ATGGGTATATTTGGAAAGAAGACTGTAAAAACAAATGATAAAGATAATGCAAAGATTAAGATGGTTGAAGTTTCACAGCTTCATTTTGACAGAGACTTCAAGAATGTTTTTCAGCAGGAGAATGATAAGGTTGCGGAAATTGCAAATGATATGAGGGCAAATGGATTTGATAAATCACGGCCGATTATTGTAACTGAGGCTTATATCATTGTTGATGGACATTCACGCTTTATGGCCGCAAAGAAAGCAGGACTTGAAAAAGTCCCTGTAATCATCAAGAAGTTTTATAGCCGTGATGAAACGATCGAGTATGAGTATAAGATGCAGCTGAACTCCAGACGTTTAACAGATGGAGAATATTTCGCCGCCTTCTTAAAGCTCGATGAAATCCGCCGTTCAAATCCAAACGCACAAGGCTCTTCTGATGAAGCAATTGGCCGTCAGCTTAATAAGTCTGCTCGTCAGGTTTGCAAAATGCGTGAGATTGCAAAGAAAGCAGACTCTACTCTTCTGGAAAAAATTCAGAACGGCAGTATATCTATCAATAAAGCACATGAAATGATTAAGGCAGCAGAAGCCAGAAAGAAGGCCGGAGTTGTAGAAGATGATTCCGAAGAAAAGACTTCTAATACAGGCAAAGGTATCAATTCTGATTCTTTCAAACTGGGAGTTCTTTTTGTTCTGTCAGAACTGGAAAAAGGAAAGAAGAAATCACAAATTCTGAAAGACAAGCGAATCGCAAGACTGGAACTTGGAGAATTGAAGCTTAATGAAGAAGAACTTTCAAAAATCTCACAGAGATTCGGAATAGCTTAA
- a CDS encoding Hsp70 family protein: MKTIGIKLADGSFYPVLEDNTPSEKKLELTTAHNNQTKVMVDLYRSATCSMDDAEYVDSLQIENLTARPNGETDIKFSISLDEDNQLSAKIVDPETGNESNTTITLVSRTLEERLITDNYDINDSEESDGKGAKVAGAVAAGGLLAAAAAMAMKNSDETEETETEEVVEDVATDETVEAEDTIEESDFSLDETAVDEPVIEEPAEEIVDESVEEPAAEAEEPIIEENADEVVEDAEFSEDVVEAETTEDAGLPDMDFDIPEENSDETLVTEDSSLPDMDFDLPDDTATDETIVEDTSDETFAADTSDDTIISDETITTDETVTSDSDEDFIEEDSGLPDMDFDIPDDTSDSTDVDFGTENETENSDFPDDFFNTEDDMKDPTFDTETPAAGGLNFDGLYDEETERGTPAQTDEDDVKKKTKVPVIICIICAIICIIATALILFIIPSKYNLITKKNAKNADTTVAVAEQPAPEPSPAPIAEPEPEPAVPEAKEDEIIIIEKAEEVVPAQPPVAEEKPRDITYKIKWGDTLWDIADTYYKNPWRYKYIARYNGIKNPDYIISGTKIVIPAE, translated from the coding sequence ATGAAAACTATTGGTATCAAACTTGCAGACGGCTCCTTTTATCCTGTTCTGGAGGATAATACTCCTTCGGAAAAGAAACTTGAGCTTACAACGGCGCATAATAATCAGACTAAGGTTATGGTTGACCTCTATCGTTCTGCAACCTGTTCTATGGATGATGCCGAATATGTTGATTCCCTCCAGATTGAAAATTTAACTGCCCGCCCTAATGGTGAAACTGATATTAAATTCAGTATTTCTCTCGACGAAGATAACCAGCTTTCTGCAAAGATTGTTGACCCTGAAACTGGTAACGAAAGCAATACAACTATCACTCTTGTTTCCCGCACTCTGGAAGAGCGTCTTATTACTGATAATTATGATATAAACGATTCGGAAGAATCTGATGGCAAAGGCGCTAAGGTTGCCGGTGCAGTAGCAGCAGGCGGTCTTCTTGCGGCAGCTGCGGCAATGGCAATGAAGAACTCGGATGAAACAGAGGAAACTGAGACTGAAGAAGTAGTCGAGGATGTCGCAACTGATGAAACTGTTGAAGCAGAAGACACTATTGAAGAATCTGATTTTTCTCTGGATGAAACTGCAGTTGATGAGCCGGTGATTGAAGAGCCTGCTGAAGAAATTGTTGATGAATCAGTTGAGGAGCCGGCTGCTGAAGCTGAAGAACCGATAATTGAGGAAAATGCCGACGAAGTTGTTGAGGATGCAGAGTTCAGCGAAGATGTCGTAGAAGCCGAAACCACTGAAGATGCCGGTCTCCCAGACATGGACTTTGATATTCCGGAAGAGAACTCTGACGAAACTCTGGTTACTGAAGACAGCAGTTTACCGGATATGGACTTTGATCTTCCAGATGACACCGCTACTGATGAAACGATAGTGGAAGATACATCAGATGAAACATTTGCTGCTGATACATCAGACGATACAATTATTTCTGATGAAACAATAACAACTGACGAAACTGTAACTTCGGATTCAGATGAAGATTTTATAGAAGAAGATTCAGGATTGCCTGATATGGATTTTGACATTCCTGATGATACTTCTGATTCAACCGATGTTGATTTTGGAACTGAAAATGAAACTGAGAATTCGGATTTCCCGGATGACTTCTTTAATACTGAGGATGATATGAAAGACCCTACTTTTGACACAGAAACTCCTGCTGCAGGTGGCTTGAACTTTGACGGACTTTATGATGAAGAAACCGAACGCGGCACTCCTGCTCAGACTGACGAAGATGATGTAAAGAAAAAGACAAAGGTTCCTGTAATAATCTGTATAATCTGCGCAATCATCTGTATTATTGCGACAGCTCTTATTCTGTTTATTATTCCATCAAAATATAATCTTATTACAAAGAAAAATGCAAAAAATGCTGATACAACAGTTGCTGTTGCAGAACAGCCTGCTCCAGAGCCTTCTCCTGCTCCAATTGCTGAACCGGAACCTGAGCCTGCTGTTCCAGAAGCTAAAGAAGATGAAATCATCATTATTGAAAAAGCAGAAGAAGTTGTTCCAGCTCAGCCACCTGTTGCAGAAGAAAAGCCTAGGGATATCACTTACAAGATCAAATGGGGTGATACTCTCTGGGATATTGCTGATACTTACTATAAGAATCCTTGGCGCTACAAGTATATTGCACGCTACAATGGAATAAAGAATCCTGATTATATTATTTCTGGAACTAAAATAGTAATTCCAGCTGAGTAG
- a CDS encoding peptidylprolyl isomerase: MKIENDKWVEIHYTLKDEAGQQLDSSVGSEPLGYVHGRGYLIAGLENLMAGHEPGDKFSARIEPKDGYGEYDERLIVELDRNKFEFDGEITVGMPFQMMTPQGLSIVHVTKVEGDKITIDGNHELAGKTLNFDIEVVNVRDATEEELTPTSGCGGGCGGCGGCGGGDCGSGSCGDGGCGGCGCN; the protein is encoded by the coding sequence ATGAAAATTGAAAACGACAAGTGGGTTGAAATCCACTACACACTAAAAGACGAAGCTGGACAGCAGCTTGATTCTTCTGTTGGAAGCGAACCTCTCGGTTATGTTCACGGAAGAGGCTATCTGATTGCTGGCCTTGAAAATCTTATGGCTGGTCACGAACCTGGCGATAAATTTTCTGCACGTATTGAGCCAAAAGACGGTTATGGCGAATATGATGAGCGCCTTATTGTTGAACTTGACCGCAATAAGTTTGAGTTCGACGGCGAAATCACTGTAGGAATGCCATTCCAGATGATGACTCCACAGGGACTTTCTATTGTTCACGTTACAAAGGTAGAAGGCGATAAAATCACTATTGATGGAAATCACGAACTTGCCGGAAAAACTTTGAATTTTGATATCGAAGTTGTAAATGTTCGCGACGCAACAGAAGAAGAACTTACACCAACAAGCGGATGCGGCGGTGGCTGCGGAGGTTGTGGTGGATGCGGTGGCGGAGACTGCGGCAGCGGAAGCTGTGGAGACGGTGGTTGCGGTGGCTGTGGCTGTAACTAA
- a CDS encoding NifU family protein: MIEDPKLLETVKEALEMFRPQLQADGGDMEFVCIDDDYKVHLNLTGACGGCPMAVMTLKMGIERYLIDACPEIKEVVQDNAQNLDDMGMGF, from the coding sequence ATGATTGAAGATCCAAAATTGCTTGAAACTGTAAAAGAAGCTCTTGAAATGTTCCGTCCACAGCTTCAGGCTGACGGCGGAGACATGGAGTTTGTCTGTATTGATGATGATTATAAGGTTCACCTGAATCTTACTGGTGCCTGCGGCGGATGTCCAATGGCTGTTATGACTCTTAAGATGGGAATTGAAAGATACCTTATTGATGCATGCCCTGAAATTAAAGAGGTTGTTCAGGATAACGCCCAGAATCTTGATGATATGGGAATGGGGTTTTAA
- a CDS encoding shikimate kinase: protein MSESMNNSIVLMGCKHCGKTTQGKLLAKKLGVDFIDTDDEIGRIRGIDFRTLYKTKGVAEFTLAEEEACRSIMKEFGNSQIVVSTGGGICDNPPALQALRDCGTFVFLKLDIKHSVSRIMAKIQQTETGSFINAPAYVLNENPTSLSQIQDILMKKYRDRYQQYQAIADVVVDIKNAPIEENFRTLIDALDIK from the coding sequence ATGAGCGAAAGCATGAATAATTCGATAGTTCTTATGGGCTGTAAACATTGCGGAAAAACTACACAGGGAAAACTTCTTGCAAAGAAGCTTGGAGTTGATTTCATAGATACTGATGATGAGATTGGACGTATCCGTGGTATTGATTTTCGAACTTTGTACAAAACAAAGGGCGTTGCAGAGTTTACACTTGCAGAAGAAGAAGCTTGCCGTTCAATTATGAAGGAATTTGGAAACAGTCAGATTGTAGTTTCAACTGGTGGTGGAATCTGTGATAATCCGCCGGCCCTTCAGGCTCTTCGCGATTGTGGTACTTTCGTTTTCTTGAAGCTGGATATTAAACATTCAGTTAGCCGCATTATGGCAAAAATCCAGCAGACCGAAACAGGTTCCTTTATAAATGCACCTGCCTATGTTTTGAATGAAAATCCGACATCGCTTTCTCAGATACAGGACATTCTGATGAAAAAATATCGCGATCGTTATCAGCAGTATCAGGCAATAGCTGATGTTGTTGTGGACATAAAAAATGCGCCGATAGAAGAGAATTTTAGAACTCTTATCGACGCATTGGATATTAAGTAG
- a CDS encoding PrsW family glutamic-type intramembrane protease, with protein sequence MGIALCFVPLILAIVIFSTAFKLRLTHQLIAVLLGLAAVLPISFIQYFMPAIPGLPLSPVVRALLKSILLYGLVEEAIKTLALLPLTHKPYDEANCDNPATGRLNFLLLAFTAGLSLGCFESVVYYFDHLQIANSRGATLLYGQIAVRIFTSDVIHMMCTGLCGLFIYSCRNKPVRISCLIAAVLLHGIYDFFAGFSGDIRWFSVAVVLMAIIECRIKYTSLKTDENATN encoded by the coding sequence ATGGGTATAGCACTTTGTTTTGTTCCTCTGATCCTTGCCATTGTGATTTTTTCGACTGCATTTAAGCTCAGGCTCACACATCAGCTGATTGCAGTTCTTCTTGGCCTTGCAGCTGTTCTTCCGATTTCTTTTATCCAGTACTTTATGCCTGCAATTCCCGGATTACCACTCTCCCCTGTTGTCCGCGCCCTATTGAAATCAATCCTGCTTTACGGCCTTGTTGAAGAAGCAATAAAAACTCTGGCTTTACTTCCCCTTACTCATAAACCTTATGATGAAGCTAATTGCGATAATCCTGCGACCGGCCGTCTGAACTTTTTACTGCTCGCCTTTACTGCAGGTCTTTCTCTGGGCTGCTTTGAATCTGTTGTTTATTATTTTGATCACCTTCAGATTGCAAACAGCCGCGGTGCTACACTTCTTTATGGTCAGATCGCTGTAAGAATCTTTACTTCTGATGTTATCCATATGATGTGTACAGGACTCTGCGGATTATTTATTTATTCCTGCCGTAATAAACCTGTACGTATTTCCTGCCTGATAGCCGCTGTACTGCTTCATGGAATTTATGATTTCTTTGCAGGCTTTTCGGGAGATATCCGCTGGTTTTCGGTAGCAGTTGTCCTTATGGCCATTATTGAATGCAGAATAAAATATACATCCTTGAAAACTGACGAAAACGCTACTAATTAA
- a CDS encoding helix-turn-helix domain-containing protein: MDIEGDNEKKQIRFIIVPDFIIDDLNIPDGEKLLFGEIASNSLEKGFCWFSNKHLMERFHIGERTASRWVNDLKKKGYITVEIVRKNGSEEIDERQIRIDTTKPILAEYMGWYSQKRQEGIANNGNNPPVTDGAGNNKGINNSYLKDVTNVLLSLEEYQSLINEFGKQKFETCIAEYSKWKMIKHAHPKSDFDSLKKWLAKAPRRYKSKVSSVKESGADEVTDEMLADLPF; this comes from the coding sequence ATGGATATAGAAGGCGATAATGAAAAGAAACAGATACGCTTTATCATTGTGCCAGATTTCATCATTGATGACTTAAATATTCCAGATGGAGAAAAACTGTTATTCGGCGAGATTGCATCTAATTCCCTGGAAAAGGGTTTCTGCTGGTTTTCCAACAAGCATCTTATGGAACGTTTTCACATTGGAGAACGAACCGCTTCAAGATGGGTAAATGATCTTAAGAAGAAAGGGTACATCACTGTTGAGATTGTTCGAAAGAATGGTTCAGAAGAAATAGATGAAAGACAAATAAGAATTGATACAACAAAACCTATTTTAGCTGAATATATGGGATGGTACAGCCAAAAACGGCAAGAAGGTATAGCCAATAATGGCAATAACCCTCCTGTCACAGATGGCGCAGGTAATAATAAAGGTATTAATAATAGTTATTTAAAAGACGTAACCAACGTTCTTTTAAGTCTAGAGGAATATCAAAGCCTTATTAATGAGTTTGGGAAACAAAAGTTTGAAACTTGTATAGCAGAGTATTCAAAGTGGAAAATGATAAAACATGCTCATCCAAAATCAGACTTTGATTCACTTAAAAAATGGTTGGCTAAAGCACCTCGTAGGTACAAATCAAAAGTGAGTTCTGTTAAAGAAAGCGGAGCTGACGAAGTGACCGATGAAATGCTTGCTGACTTACCTTTTTAA
- a CDS encoding flagellar assembly lytic transglycosylase translates to MRPTSFALRRFISYFLASFMLLSAVSCKGAPHPEGQEKFGDDTEYFIGLRLLKEGNENAAREKFKRCIKKGTPVIAQKSAEALCTFGNIQEKNTAAENLLKQFPGDDAILIAARQFSASGEINKLIECTSNLDFSTAKNEVIRLRLEAMGRRGDSSYETEVYRWFTECPMSTEHYQFYRDFYNHPDFTTAYENPNSEMATSLEFTPQQFAMNYRIESYKRNYSYTIYCSTMLTEYFKDGVLSPVPQLISDFGKNYLYGSVEYTKNAVLFRQLAQDFAGTPAEYYFWFYAGRYYEKAGIFYRQSRQCFESAMATAETSFQKDNALWYLLNTSLNFSMDSIIESIDEYSREWSDCEYFEDFFEQLVSALLAAGRWNEFGKIYKAIDGYASDLTTAQFAYIYGRLIQENLVEGTDEDVISAFTRACHGGSSLYYKALAAYRLGLYKKPIELKGVLCSPMSVHESQSSHQIPAATENTRSQENLLLGYAYFGFPELIYPEWQKTQGATISTETNFYLADFLAKCVDPAVPETSDYYTQSLRIAARAQRLANREITREELSLVYPHYYENFVSKYCKEYKISEPVMYALIRSESFFDADVISSAGAIGLTQLMEFTGSDIARRFKMSDYSLTDPETNIRFGTYYLSTLISRCEDSALLGFFSYNAGITRVRRWLQSSLIEFGKKSNMPLDLFLETVPFAETREYGRKLISATLAYDWLEDPHNFEQTAANLIE, encoded by the coding sequence ATGCGCCCTACTTCCTTTGCTTTACGTCGTTTTATAAGTTATTTTCTCGCTTCATTTATGCTGCTAAGTGCCGTATCTTGTAAAGGTGCACCGCATCCTGAAGGCCAGGAAAAATTCGGTGATGATACTGAATATTTTATTGGTCTAAGACTTTTGAAGGAAGGCAATGAGAACGCCGCCCGCGAGAAATTCAAACGCTGTATAAAAAAAGGAACCCCCGTAATCGCGCAGAAAAGCGCCGAAGCACTGTGCACCTTCGGAAATATCCAGGAGAAGAATACAGCCGCTGAGAATCTGCTCAAGCAGTTCCCCGGAGATGATGCGATTCTGATTGCCGCCCGCCAGTTTTCTGCTTCCGGAGAAATCAACAAACTGATTGAGTGTACCTCTAATCTGGATTTTTCCACCGCAAAAAATGAAGTAATCCGCCTCCGCCTGGAGGCAATGGGCCGCCGCGGCGACTCTTCATACGAAACCGAAGTCTACCGCTGGTTCACCGAGTGTCCTATGTCCACCGAGCACTACCAGTTCTACCGCGACTTTTACAATCACCCGGACTTTACAACCGCATACGAAAATCCTAATTCAGAAATGGCAACTTCTCTGGAATTTACACCTCAGCAGTTTGCAATGAATTACAGGATTGAATCTTATAAACGCAATTATTCTTATACAATTTACTGCTCTACAATGCTGACAGAATATTTTAAGGATGGAGTACTTTCACCAGTCCCTCAGTTGATTTCCGATTTCGGAAAAAACTATTTATATGGAAGTGTAGAATATACAAAAAATGCCGTACTGTTCCGCCAGCTTGCACAGGATTTTGCCGGTACACCAGCGGAATACTATTTCTGGTTTTATGCCGGCCGTTATTATGAAAAAGCCGGTATTTTTTACAGACAGAGCCGTCAGTGTTTTGAATCAGCTATGGCAACCGCCGAAACTTCTTTCCAGAAAGATAATGCACTGTGGTATCTTTTAAACACTTCCCTCAATTTCTCAATGGATTCTATTATTGAATCAATCGATGAATATTCCCGAGAGTGGTCTGACTGCGAATATTTTGAAGATTTCTTTGAACAGCTGGTATCAGCTCTACTCGCCGCAGGCCGCTGGAATGAATTTGGAAAGATTTATAAAGCTATTGACGGTTACGCATCAGATTTAACAACCGCTCAGTTTGCCTATATATACGGCCGTCTTATTCAGGAAAATCTTGTAGAAGGAACTGATGAAGATGTAATATCTGCATTTACCCGTGCCTGCCATGGAGGAAGCTCTTTATATTACAAGGCACTTGCAGCATACCGGCTGGGACTCTATAAAAAGCCAATTGAACTAAAAGGAGTTCTCTGCTCACCTATGAGCGTACATGAATCACAGAGTTCTCACCAAATTCCCGCTGCTACTGAAAATACCCGTTCACAGGAAAATCTCCTTCTTGGTTATGCTTATTTTGGCTTTCCTGAACTGATTTATCCTGAATGGCAGAAAACTCAAGGCGCTACAATCTCAACAGAAACAAACTTCTATCTTGCAGACTTCCTTGCAAAATGTGTTGACCCGGCTGTTCCTGAGACCTCGGACTATTATACCCAGTCGCTCCGAATTGCTGCCCGCGCCCAGCGACTTGCTAACCGCGAAATCACAAGAGAAGAACTTTCACTTGTTTATCCTCATTATTACGAAAATTTTGTCTCAAAATATTGCAAAGAATATAAAATCAGTGAGCCTGTGATGTACGCCCTTATTCGAAGCGAAAGTTTTTTTGATGCAGATGTCATAAGTTCAGCTGGTGCCATAGGACTTACACAACTTATGGAATTTACAGGCAGCGACATTGCCCGCCGCTTCAAAATGTCTGATTACTCCCTCACCGATCCGGAAACTAATATCCGCTTTGGTACATATTATCTTTCAACTCTGATTTCCCGCTGCGAAGATTCTGCCCTTCTTGGCTTTTTCTCATATAATGCCGGAATTACAAGAGTTCGCCGCTGGCTTCAAAGTTCCCTCATTGAATTCGGTAAAAAGAGCAATATGCCTCTGGATCTTTTCCTTGAGACCGTACCTTTTGCCGAAACCCGTGAATATGGTCGAAAACTGATTTCTGCAACCCTGGCCTACGACTGGCTCGAAGATCCTCATAATTTCGAGCAGACTGCAGCGAATTTGATTGAATAG